Proteins found in one Cellulomonas palmilytica genomic segment:
- a CDS encoding M20 metallopeptidase family protein — translation MLPELAKLRHALHRVPELGLHLPRTQALVLEALEGLGLEVTTGESLTSVVAVLRGARPGPAVLLRGDMDALPVTEDTGEPFTSQHEGLMHACGHDMHVAGLVGAARLLAARRDEIAGSVVLMFQPGEEGDGGAEYMIREGVLDAAGERVVAAYGAHVSGGLLPYGVVAGRAGTAMAAPDDVTVTVHGIGGHGSAPHRAADPVPVAAEIVLALQAMVTRRFNVFDPVVVTVGAIHSGTVNNVIPSSATLEITVRTFSQDTWTAAPERLREVCEHVAAAHGMTATVDYRRGYPVTVNDAHELERTARLARSLFGDDAWLEMPDPLAGGEDFSYVLHEVPGAFVFVSAILPGEDPRTAPYNHSPQARFEDAALARSAALLAGLALDRLAEG, via the coding sequence ATGCTGCCCGAGCTGGCGAAGCTGCGGCACGCACTGCACCGCGTCCCCGAGCTGGGGCTGCACCTGCCGCGCACGCAGGCCCTCGTGCTCGAGGCGCTCGAGGGCCTCGGGCTGGAGGTCACGACGGGCGAGTCGCTGACCTCGGTCGTCGCGGTCCTGCGCGGTGCACGCCCCGGCCCGGCGGTGCTGCTGCGCGGCGACATGGACGCGCTGCCCGTCACCGAGGACACCGGCGAGCCGTTCACCTCCCAGCACGAGGGCCTCATGCACGCGTGCGGTCACGACATGCACGTCGCGGGGCTCGTCGGCGCCGCGCGTCTGCTCGCCGCCCGCCGGGACGAGATCGCGGGCTCCGTCGTCCTCATGTTCCAGCCCGGCGAGGAGGGCGACGGCGGCGCGGAGTACATGATCCGCGAGGGCGTGCTCGACGCCGCGGGCGAGCGCGTGGTCGCCGCGTACGGCGCGCACGTCTCGGGCGGGCTGCTGCCCTACGGAGTCGTCGCGGGCCGTGCGGGCACCGCGATGGCCGCGCCCGACGACGTCACGGTGACGGTGCACGGCATCGGCGGGCACGGCTCCGCACCGCACCGCGCGGCCGACCCGGTGCCCGTCGCCGCCGAGATCGTGCTCGCGCTGCAGGCGATGGTCACGCGCCGGTTCAACGTGTTCGACCCGGTCGTCGTGACGGTCGGCGCGATCCACTCCGGCACGGTCAACAACGTCATCCCGTCGTCGGCGACGCTCGAGATCACCGTCCGCACGTTCTCGCAGGACACGTGGACCGCGGCGCCCGAGCGGCTGCGCGAGGTGTGCGAGCACGTCGCCGCCGCGCACGGCATGACCGCGACCGTCGACTACCGGCGCGGCTACCCGGTCACCGTCAACGACGCGCACGAGCTCGAGCGCACCGCGCGCCTCGCGCGCTCGCTGTTCGGCGACGACGCGTGGCTCGAGATGCCCGACCCGCTCGCGGGCGGCGAGGACTTCTCCTACGTCCTGCACGAGGTCCCCGGCGCGTTCGTGTTCGTCAGCGCGATCCTGCCTGGCGAGGACCCGCGCACCGCGCCCTACAACCACTCGCCGCAGGCGCGCTTCGAGGACGCCGCGCTCGCCCGCAGCGCCGCGCTGCTCGCCGGCCTCGCCCTGGACCGCCTCGCGGAGGGCTGA
- a CDS encoding arsenate reductase/protein-tyrosine-phosphatase family protein: MTTAPDPALVLAVCTGNICRSPAVERLLAARLAGTDVVVASAGTRAVVGAPVSPPMVPLVEAAGASADGFVARRLSPGIARDADLVLALTRRHRAAIVETVPALVRRTFTLLELARLLDHVDPAELRAAGDTPGERVRALPRLATAVRHLADRGEDDVVDPYGGSDALYRESFSQLAPATEALAAALRD; this comes from the coding sequence GTGACGACCGCCCCGGACCCCGCCCTCGTCCTCGCCGTCTGCACGGGCAACATCTGCCGCTCCCCCGCGGTGGAGCGGCTGCTCGCGGCCCGGCTCGCGGGGACGGACGTCGTCGTGGCGTCCGCCGGCACGCGCGCGGTCGTCGGCGCACCCGTGAGCCCGCCCATGGTCCCGCTGGTGGAGGCCGCCGGGGCGAGCGCGGACGGGTTCGTGGCGCGTCGCCTCAGCCCGGGCATCGCGCGCGACGCGGACCTCGTCCTCGCCCTCACGCGCCGGCACCGGGCCGCGATCGTCGAGACCGTGCCCGCGCTCGTGCGCCGCACGTTCACGCTGCTCGAGCTCGCGCGCCTGCTCGACCACGTCGACCCCGCCGAGCTGCGCGCCGCGGGCGACACCCCCGGGGAGCGCGTCCGTGCGCTGCCGCGCCTGGCGACCGCCGTGCGGCACCTCGCCGACCGGGGCGAGGACGACGTCGTCGACCCGTACGGCGGCTCCGACGCCCTGTACCGCGAGTCGTTCAGCCAGCTCGCCCCCGCGACCGAGGCCCTCGCCGCGGCCCTGCGCGACTGA
- a CDS encoding DNA repair helicase XPB, with translation MSGPLIVQSDKTLLLEIDHDQADACRRAIAPFAELERAPEHVHTYRLTPLGLWNARAAGHDAEQVVDVLLEYSRYPVPHALLVDVAETMARYGRLQLVQDPVHGLVLHALDPAVLAEVMKSKRTAGLLGARLDATDVVVHPSERGHLKQVLLKLGWPAEDLAGYVDGEAHPIALEEDGWAMRPYQQQAVEGFWHGGSGVVVLPCGAGKTIVGAGAMAKSSTTTLILVTNTVSARQWRDELVRRTSLTEDEIGEYSGARKEIRPVTIATYQVLTTKRKGVYSHLELLDARDWGLVLYDEVHLLPAPIFRMTADLQARRRLGLTATLVREDGREDEVFSLIGPKRFDAPWKDIEAQGYIAPAECIEVRLTLPDADRMAYATAEPEEKYRLAATASGKNRVVERLVAQHEGEPTLVIGQYLDQLHELAEHIGADLITGETTVRERQRLFDAFRAGEITKLVVSKVANFSIDLPEASVAIQVSGSFGSRQEEAQRLGRIMRPKASGRTAHFYTVVARDTVDQEFAAHRQRFLAEQGYAYTIKDAEDLGVA, from the coding sequence GTGAGCGGACCGCTCATCGTCCAGAGCGACAAGACGCTGCTGCTCGAGATCGACCACGACCAGGCCGATGCCTGCCGTCGCGCGATCGCGCCGTTCGCGGAGCTCGAGCGCGCCCCGGAGCACGTGCACACCTACCGGCTCACGCCGCTCGGCCTGTGGAACGCGCGCGCCGCGGGGCACGACGCCGAGCAGGTCGTCGACGTGCTGCTGGAGTACTCGCGCTACCCGGTGCCGCACGCGCTGCTCGTCGACGTCGCGGAGACGATGGCGCGGTACGGGCGGCTGCAGCTCGTGCAGGACCCCGTGCACGGGCTGGTGCTGCACGCGCTCGACCCGGCCGTGCTGGCCGAGGTCATGAAGTCCAAGCGCACCGCCGGTCTGCTGGGCGCGCGGCTGGACGCGACCGACGTCGTCGTGCACCCGTCCGAGCGCGGCCACCTCAAGCAGGTGCTGCTCAAGCTCGGCTGGCCCGCCGAGGACCTCGCGGGGTACGTCGACGGCGAGGCGCACCCGATCGCGCTCGAGGAGGACGGCTGGGCCATGCGGCCCTACCAGCAGCAGGCCGTCGAGGGGTTCTGGCACGGCGGGTCGGGCGTCGTCGTGCTGCCCTGCGGCGCCGGCAAGACGATCGTCGGCGCAGGGGCGATGGCGAAGTCCTCGACGACGACGCTCATCCTCGTCACCAACACCGTCTCCGCGCGGCAGTGGCGCGACGAGCTCGTGCGCCGCACGTCGCTGACCGAGGACGAGATCGGCGAGTACTCGGGTGCCCGCAAGGAGATCCGGCCCGTCACCATCGCGACCTACCAGGTGCTCACCACCAAGCGGAAGGGCGTCTACTCGCACCTCGAGCTGCTCGACGCGCGCGACTGGGGCCTGGTCCTGTACGACGAGGTGCACCTGCTGCCCGCGCCGATCTTCCGGATGACCGCGGACCTGCAGGCCCGTCGCCGGCTCGGCCTGACCGCGACGCTGGTGCGCGAGGACGGGCGTGAGGACGAGGTGTTCTCGCTCATCGGACCCAAGCGGTTCGACGCGCCGTGGAAGGACATCGAGGCGCAGGGGTACATCGCGCCCGCGGAGTGCATCGAGGTGCGCCTGACGCTGCCCGACGCCGACCGCATGGCGTACGCGACGGCCGAGCCCGAGGAGAAGTACCGGCTCGCCGCGACCGCGTCCGGCAAGAACCGCGTGGTCGAGCGGCTCGTCGCGCAGCACGAGGGCGAGCCGACGCTCGTCATCGGCCAGTACCTGGACCAGCTGCACGAGCTCGCCGAGCACATCGGCGCGGACCTCATCACCGGGGAGACCACCGTGCGCGAGCGGCAGCGCCTGTTCGACGCGTTCCGCGCCGGGGAGATCACCAAGCTCGTCGTCTCCAAGGTCGCGAACTTCTCGATCGACCTGCCCGAGGCGTCCGTCGCGATCCAGGTGTCGGGGTCGTTCGGGTCCCGGCAGGAGGAGGCGCAGCGGCTCGGCCGCATCATGCGGCCCAAGGCGAGCGGGCGGACGGCGCACTTCTACACGGTCGTCGCGCGCGACACCGTGGACCAGGAGTTCGCCGCCCACCGCCAGCGGTTCCTGGCCGAGCAGGGCTACGCGTACACGATCAAGGACGCCGAGGACCTGGGCGTCGCCTGA
- a CDS encoding DUF4012 domain-containing protein, producing MLAVAGLVLLAVVVVGAVLAVDALRARGALEATATDLARLREQVADPAGQDAEATLASAQRHARTARDHTDGPLWALAGRVPGVGANTRAVQEVARSVDELTHRALPSLVEVTSVVDPSVLAPVDGRVDVAPLAAVADRVARADEAVRAAHRRVAAVGTDGLVGPVADAARRLRDELASVAVDTGTASRAAALLPSMLGSDGPRDYLVLVQNEAEPRATGGIPGAVLRLRADDGRVQVLEQRRGGDLAGFAEPVVALTPVEQDLFGPRLATDMRDVTFTPDFVRSAQIAREVWSRDTGVDVDGVLSVDPETLALVLRVTGPVTLDDGTTLTGDDAVRVLLNDVYVRMTDPRDQDAFFAETAAAVFARVVAGSSDPAGVMDALAEAARRGRLMVWSAHDDEQALLRGTVLSGELAGRVGDRPVVGLFLNDGTQGKVGYYLDADVSVDDVRCLDDGAQRFVIRAGYTFAPPDGITELPWYVVGDGSVVEPGLLRTNLLLYLPTGARMEHLEVDGRPAQVHAQVHDGLSVGALTWTFEPGARRTIEVQVVTGPDAPGPVLVRGTPLASGFDRVSAVSSCRDRG from the coding sequence GTGCTCGCGGTCGCGGGTCTCGTGCTGCTGGCGGTCGTCGTCGTCGGGGCCGTCCTGGCGGTCGACGCATTGCGGGCGCGCGGCGCGCTCGAGGCGACGGCGACGGACCTGGCCCGGCTCCGTGAGCAGGTCGCGGACCCGGCGGGGCAGGACGCCGAGGCGACGCTGGCCTCCGCGCAGCGGCATGCACGCACCGCGCGTGACCACACGGACGGGCCGCTGTGGGCGCTCGCGGGCCGGGTGCCGGGGGTCGGGGCGAACACGCGCGCGGTCCAGGAGGTCGCGCGGTCCGTTGACGAGCTCACGCACCGGGCGCTGCCGTCGCTGGTCGAGGTGACCAGCGTCGTCGACCCGTCGGTGCTCGCGCCGGTCGACGGCCGGGTGGACGTCGCGCCGCTCGCGGCGGTCGCGGACCGGGTCGCGCGGGCGGACGAGGCGGTCAGGGCCGCCCACCGACGGGTCGCGGCGGTCGGCACGGACGGCCTCGTCGGGCCCGTCGCGGACGCGGCGCGGCGGCTGCGCGACGAGCTCGCGAGCGTCGCGGTGGACACGGGCACGGCCTCGCGCGCGGCGGCGCTCCTGCCGTCGATGCTCGGGTCGGACGGCCCGCGGGACTACCTGGTGCTCGTGCAGAACGAGGCGGAGCCGCGCGCGACGGGCGGCATCCCGGGTGCGGTGCTGCGGCTGCGGGCCGACGACGGGCGCGTGCAGGTGCTCGAGCAGCGCCGCGGCGGCGACCTCGCCGGGTTCGCCGAGCCCGTGGTCGCGCTGACGCCCGTCGAGCAGGACCTGTTCGGGCCGCGGCTCGCGACGGACATGCGCGACGTGACGTTCACGCCGGACTTCGTCCGCTCCGCACAGATCGCGCGCGAGGTGTGGTCGCGTGACACGGGCGTCGACGTGGACGGTGTGCTGTCGGTCGACCCGGAGACCCTCGCGCTGGTCCTGCGCGTCACCGGGCCGGTGACCCTCGACGACGGGACCACGCTCACGGGGGACGACGCGGTGCGCGTCCTGCTCAACGACGTGTACGTGCGCATGACCGACCCGCGGGACCAGGACGCGTTCTTCGCGGAGACCGCCGCGGCCGTGTTCGCGCGGGTCGTCGCGGGCTCGTCGGACCCGGCGGGTGTGATGGACGCGCTCGCGGAGGCGGCGCGGCGCGGCCGCCTCATGGTGTGGTCCGCGCACGACGACGAGCAGGCGCTGCTGCGCGGCACGGTGCTGTCCGGCGAGCTCGCGGGCCGTGTCGGGGACCGGCCGGTCGTCGGGCTGTTCCTCAACGACGGGACGCAGGGCAAGGTCGGGTACTACCTCGACGCGGACGTGTCGGTGGACGACGTGCGGTGCCTCGACGACGGCGCGCAGCGGTTCGTCATCCGGGCCGGCTACACGTTCGCGCCACCCGATGGGATCACGGAGCTGCCCTGGTACGTGGTCGGGGACGGCAGCGTCGTCGAGCCGGGGCTGCTGCGGACCAACCTGCTGCTGTACCTGCCGACGGGTGCGCGGATGGAGCATCTGGAGGTCGACGGTCGGCCCGCGCAGGTGCACGCCCAGGTGCACGACGGGCTCTCGGTCGGTGCGCTGACCTGGACGTTCGAGCCCGGCGCGCGCCGCACGATCGAGGTGCAGGTGGTGACCGGGCCGGACGCCCCCGGGCCGGTGCTGGTGCGCGGGACGCCGCTCGCCTCGGGCTTCGACCGGGTCTCTGCGGTTTCGTCCTGCCGGGATCGGGGTTAG
- a CDS encoding helicase-associated domain-containing protein, protein MPTFTAHLRSSSDEALAVLLARRPDLASPFPGNLTSLAVRATGRASLERALAGVDAVVVQVLEAVVALGGATHAAIQEAVAGGPDDEVARATDEGLALALLHPDDEGALVLAPGVAELLGAHPAGLALEVAGPADPTALPSDDDPLAAPARAVLDALTWGPPVGLAPGPGSPAGDAVAMLVARRLLVRGAGRHVLLPASVALALRGGRTHRGVAVPPDLTQVPHRSPATVAAESASAGERCVRLVARLLRAWEQDPPGVLRAGGLAVRELRRTAATLEVDEREAAFVVELAFAAGLLAVDDDEPAVFAPTTDADAWSTLDLPQRWVALASAWLATTRTPWLVGSRDERGSLIAALDPELARPWAPRLRRAVLGVLAREPGRAPGADAVVDALGWATPRTVPPRSAVEAVLTEASRLGASGAGALSDAARALLDAGGDGAGVQAAAVFAAGLAPEVGDLLLQGDLTGIVPGRPAAELEALLERAAVVESRGGAVTVRFTPESVRRALDDGLTADELVERLTAFARGGIPQALDYLVRDAARRHGRLRAGAASSYLRADDPALLAGLADDPRLADLGLVQLAPTVLAAQASTHELVETLRAHGLSPVAEAPDGQVLHLERTVRRARRRGSRRTAAPVVTRTTDTAALVRRLRSSDQHPTPDATDPAAATPAPARSPAPGPGTDDPAAALALLREAAAARENVWVELVGPQGRPERRLLRPLRVEGGRLRAADPVRESELTVAVHRIGVVQRATDDSGYDQDHDQEVT, encoded by the coding sequence ATGCCCACGTTCACCGCGCACCTGCGCTCGTCGTCCGACGAGGCGCTCGCGGTGCTGCTCGCGCGGCGCCCGGACCTCGCCTCCCCGTTCCCGGGGAACCTCACGTCGCTCGCGGTGCGGGCCACGGGCCGCGCGAGCCTGGAGCGCGCGCTGGCGGGGGTCGACGCGGTCGTCGTGCAGGTGCTCGAGGCCGTCGTCGCGCTGGGCGGTGCGACGCACGCCGCGATCCAGGAGGCGGTCGCGGGCGGTCCGGACGACGAGGTCGCGCGGGCCACCGACGAGGGGCTCGCGCTCGCGCTGCTGCACCCGGACGACGAGGGTGCGCTCGTGCTCGCGCCGGGCGTCGCGGAGCTGCTGGGCGCGCACCCCGCCGGTCTCGCGCTGGAGGTCGCGGGCCCGGCCGACCCGACTGCGCTGCCGTCCGACGACGACCCGCTCGCCGCCCCCGCGCGCGCGGTGCTCGACGCCCTCACGTGGGGGCCGCCTGTGGGCCTCGCGCCCGGTCCGGGCTCACCCGCCGGGGACGCGGTCGCGATGCTCGTCGCGCGGCGCCTGCTCGTGCGCGGCGCGGGGCGGCACGTGCTGCTGCCCGCGTCGGTCGCGCTCGCGCTGCGCGGCGGGCGCACGCACCGCGGCGTGGCCGTGCCGCCCGACCTCACGCAGGTCCCGCACCGCTCCCCCGCGACCGTGGCCGCGGAGTCGGCGAGCGCCGGTGAGCGGTGCGTCCGGCTGGTCGCGCGGCTGCTGCGGGCGTGGGAGCAGGACCCGCCGGGCGTGCTGCGCGCGGGCGGGCTGGCGGTGCGCGAGCTGCGGCGCACGGCCGCGACCCTGGAGGTGGACGAGCGCGAGGCGGCGTTCGTCGTCGAGCTCGCGTTCGCGGCGGGGCTGCTCGCGGTGGACGACGACGAGCCGGCGGTGTTCGCCCCGACGACCGACGCCGACGCGTGGTCCACGCTCGACCTGCCGCAGCGCTGGGTCGCGCTCGCGTCCGCGTGGCTCGCGACGACCCGCACGCCGTGGCTCGTGGGCTCGCGCGACGAGCGCGGGTCGCTGATCGCCGCGCTGGACCCGGAGCTCGCGCGGCCGTGGGCGCCGCGGCTGCGCCGCGCGGTGCTGGGCGTGCTCGCCCGCGAGCCGGGCCGCGCGCCCGGGGCGGACGCCGTGGTCGACGCGCTGGGCTGGGCGACGCCGCGGACCGTCCCGCCGCGCAGCGCGGTCGAGGCGGTGCTCACGGAGGCGTCGCGCCTGGGCGCGTCGGGTGCCGGTGCGCTGAGCGACGCCGCGCGCGCCCTGCTCGACGCGGGCGGCGACGGCGCCGGGGTGCAGGCCGCGGCGGTGTTCGCGGCGGGGCTGGCGCCCGAGGTCGGCGACCTGCTGCTGCAGGGCGACCTCACCGGGATCGTGCCCGGACGGCCCGCCGCGGAGCTCGAGGCGCTGCTCGAGCGTGCCGCCGTCGTCGAGTCCCGCGGCGGCGCGGTCACCGTGCGGTTCACGCCCGAGTCGGTGCGACGCGCGCTGGACGACGGTCTGACGGCCGACGAGCTCGTCGAGCGATTGACGGCATTCGCGCGCGGCGGGATCCCCCAGGCCCTGGACTACCTGGTGCGGGACGCGGCCCGGCGGCACGGGCGCCTGCGGGCGGGCGCGGCCTCGTCGTACCTGCGGGCCGACGACCCCGCGCTCCTGGCGGGTCTCGCGGACGACCCACGGCTCGCGGACCTCGGCCTCGTGCAGCTCGCGCCGACCGTGCTCGCGGCGCAGGCGTCCACGCACGAGCTCGTCGAGACGCTGCGCGCGCACGGGCTCTCGCCCGTCGCCGAGGCCCCCGACGGGCAGGTGCTGCACCTGGAGCGCACGGTCCGCCGCGCGCGCCGCCGCGGGTCCCGGCGCACCGCGGCGCCCGTGGTCACGCGCACCACCGACACCGCCGCGCTGGTGCGCCGGCTGCGCTCGTCGGACCAGCACCCCACGCCCGACGCGACCGACCCGGCCGCCGCGACCCCCGCCCCGGCGCGCAGCCCCGCACCGGGCCCCGGAACAGACGACCCCGCCGCCGCGTTGGCACTCCTGCGTGAGGCCGCCGCCGCACGCGAGAACGTGTGGGTCGAGCTCGTCGGACCCCAGGGGCGGCCCGAACGCCGACTGCTGCGACCGCTGCGCGTCGAGGGAGGGCGGCTGCGTGCCGCCGACCCCGTGCGCGAGTCCGAGCTGACCGTCGCCGTCCACCGGATCGGCGTCGTGCAGCGCGCGACCGACGACAGCGGGTACGACCAGGACCACGACCAGGAGGTCACGTGA
- a CDS encoding sensor histidine kinase: protein MSLTDPGPVPPPPPRRGGAAGAATNAPVPPTTSTTEPVTEQTTAEERADATTGGLHWWRGMPLSGRLVAISTVLLLVGLVLAGVTATALLQRTLVGQVDDKLRTEGLALVNATAGTPPWEGSGPPTDYLGVYVKDGRFGTLFAPRTSALHERGVPNLPALTVEQAQAREGRPFTVSSDTGSKWRAVAYPGTENSTGETVAIIIALPLEDVSATVRSMIGVLAVSGVVILLLGGLAGWWAVRRSLRPLRQIEHTAAAFAAGDFSQRVPPAPTSTEVGRLGAALNGMLAQVEQAFAARTASEARMRRFVSDASHELRTPLAAIRGYGELYRMGALTSKEQVDDTFSRIEGSATRMGTLVEDLLSLARLDEKREARREPVDLTVVAADAVSDLRALDPTRTTRIVPLTSGGATGPVVVQGDEAHVRQVVANLVGNVVQHTPAGTPVEIAVGLAQRTPGPDEPAGPDTPVGVIEVRDHGPGIDPEHAARVFERFYRVDASRGRDSGGSGLGMAIVAAIVTAHDGHVDLTQTPGGGTTVRVELPTAPETRTD, encoded by the coding sequence GTGAGCCTGACGGACCCGGGACCCGTCCCGCCCCCGCCTCCTCGCCGCGGCGGTGCGGCGGGTGCCGCGACGAACGCGCCCGTCCCGCCGACGACGAGCACGACCGAGCCGGTCACCGAGCAGACGACCGCCGAGGAGCGGGCCGACGCCACGACCGGCGGGCTGCACTGGTGGCGGGGCATGCCGCTGTCGGGCCGGCTCGTCGCCATCTCCACGGTGCTGCTGCTCGTCGGGCTGGTCCTCGCAGGTGTCACCGCGACCGCGCTGCTGCAGCGCACGCTCGTCGGACAGGTCGACGACAAGCTCCGCACCGAGGGGCTCGCGCTCGTCAACGCGACCGCTGGAACGCCGCCGTGGGAGGGCTCCGGCCCACCCACGGACTACCTCGGCGTGTACGTGAAGGACGGCCGGTTCGGCACCCTGTTCGCACCGCGGACGTCGGCGTTGCACGAGCGCGGTGTGCCGAACCTGCCCGCGCTGACGGTCGAGCAGGCACAGGCGCGCGAGGGCCGACCGTTCACGGTGTCATCGGACACGGGGTCGAAGTGGCGGGCGGTCGCGTACCCGGGGACCGAGAACTCCACCGGTGAGACGGTCGCGATCATCATCGCGCTGCCTCTCGAGGACGTGTCCGCCACGGTGCGCTCGATGATCGGGGTGCTGGCCGTCTCCGGCGTGGTGATCCTGCTGCTCGGCGGGCTCGCGGGCTGGTGGGCGGTGCGCCGGTCGTTGCGCCCGCTGCGGCAGATCGAGCACACCGCGGCCGCGTTCGCCGCAGGCGACTTCTCGCAGCGCGTCCCGCCCGCACCGACGTCCACCGAGGTCGGCCGGCTCGGTGCCGCGCTCAACGGGATGCTCGCGCAGGTCGAGCAGGCGTTCGCCGCGCGCACCGCCTCCGAGGCGCGCATGCGGCGGTTCGTCTCCGACGCGTCGCACGAGCTGCGCACCCCGCTCGCCGCGATCCGCGGCTACGGCGAGCTGTACCGGATGGGCGCGCTGACCTCCAAGGAGCAGGTCGACGACACGTTCAGCCGCATCGAGGGCTCCGCGACCCGCATGGGCACCCTCGTCGAGGACCTGCTCTCGCTCGCCCGGCTCGACGAGAAGCGCGAGGCCCGGCGCGAGCCAGTCGACCTGACCGTGGTGGCCGCCGACGCGGTCAGCGACCTGCGCGCGCTCGACCCGACGCGCACCACGCGCATCGTCCCGCTCACCTCGGGCGGCGCCACGGGCCCCGTCGTCGTCCAGGGCGACGAGGCGCACGTGCGCCAGGTGGTCGCCAACCTCGTCGGGAACGTCGTGCAGCACACCCCCGCCGGCACACCCGTCGAGATCGCCGTCGGCCTCGCGCAGCGCACGCCCGGTCCCGACGAGCCCGCAGGCCCCGACACGCCCGTGGGCGTGATCGAGGTCCGCGACCACGGACCCGGCATCGACCCCGAGCACGCCGCCCGCGTGTTCGAACGGTTCTACCGCGTCGACGCCTCCCGCGGCCGCGACTCCGGCGGCTCAGGACTCGGCATGGCCATCGTCGCCGCGATCGTCACCGCCCACGACGGCCACGTCGACCTCACCCAAACCCCCGGCGGCGGCACCACCGTCCGCGTCGAGCTCCCGACCGCACCCGAGACGCGAACCGACTGA
- a CDS encoding response regulator transcription factor yields the protein MSTHASEAEARLLVVDDEPNIRELLATSLRFAGFEVHAAADGNSALRLARDLDPDLLVLDVMLPDMDGFTVTRRLREKGQHMPVLFLTARDDTQDKVQGLTVGGDDYVTKPFSLEEVVARIRAILRRTSPAEQDDSNLIRYADLELDEDSHEVHRAGQEIDLSPTEFKLLRYLMLNAGRVLSKTQILDHVWQYDWGGDANIVESYISYLRRKVDSLTGPDGEKLPPLIHTKRGVGYLLRSMS from the coding sequence ATGAGCACGCACGCGTCCGAGGCCGAGGCCCGGCTCCTCGTCGTCGACGACGAGCCGAACATCCGCGAGCTGCTGGCGACGAGCCTGCGGTTCGCGGGGTTCGAGGTGCACGCCGCCGCGGACGGGAACTCGGCGCTGCGCCTCGCGCGGGACCTGGACCCGGACCTGCTGGTGCTCGACGTGATGCTGCCCGACATGGACGGCTTCACCGTGACGCGCCGCCTGCGCGAGAAGGGCCAGCACATGCCCGTGCTGTTCCTCACGGCGCGCGACGACACGCAGGACAAGGTGCAGGGACTCACCGTCGGCGGCGACGACTACGTGACCAAGCCGTTCAGCCTCGAGGAGGTCGTCGCGCGCATCCGCGCGATCCTGCGCCGCACGTCCCCCGCCGAGCAGGACGACTCGAACCTCATCCGCTACGCGGACCTCGAGCTCGACGAGGACTCGCACGAGGTGCACCGCGCCGGCCAGGAGATCGACCTGTCCCCCACCGAGTTCAAGCTGCTGCGCTACCTCATGCTCAACGCCGGGCGCGTGCTGTCCAAGACGCAGATCCTCGACCACGTGTGGCAGTACGACTGGGGCGGCGACGCGAACATCGTCGAGTCCTACATCTCCTACCTGCGCCGCAAGGTCGACTCGCTCACCGGCCCGGACGGGGAGAAGCTGCCGCCCCTCATCCACACCAAGCGCGGGGTCGGCTACCTCCTGCGCTCGATGTCGTGA
- a CDS encoding type 1 glutamine amidotransferase has translation MTVRLTVVQSSPEAPLDRLAGWWSDVELTVVRADQGDPLPTIDRVGDGLVVLGGLMNAYDDAGTPWLPGLRALLADAVSSHVPTLGICLGAQLLAAATGGRVQVAAPPGPEAGVVDIWWRPEAGADALFGPLVAGLPGPAERKVSAQPTLHSDAVVDLPPGAVWLASSNQYPYQAFRVGSAWGVQFHPEVSGPTLRGWAEGHESADADAILADYTAREDELVATGALLAASFLDVVREAADAPVSA, from the coding sequence GTGACCGTTCGACTGACCGTGGTGCAGAGCTCGCCCGAGGCCCCGCTCGACCGCCTCGCAGGCTGGTGGAGCGACGTCGAGCTGACCGTCGTGCGCGCCGACCAGGGGGATCCACTCCCGACGATCGACCGCGTCGGCGACGGGCTCGTCGTCCTCGGCGGCCTGATGAACGCCTACGACGACGCCGGCACCCCGTGGCTGCCCGGGCTGCGCGCGCTGCTCGCCGACGCCGTCTCCTCCCACGTCCCGACGCTCGGCATCTGCCTGGGTGCGCAGCTCCTCGCCGCCGCGACCGGCGGGCGCGTGCAGGTCGCCGCGCCGCCCGGACCCGAGGCGGGTGTGGTGGACATCTGGTGGCGCCCCGAGGCCGGCGCGGACGCGCTGTTCGGGCCGCTCGTCGCGGGCCTGCCCGGCCCCGCCGAGCGCAAGGTCAGCGCGCAGCCCACCCTGCACTCCGACGCGGTGGTCGACCTGCCGCCGGGTGCCGTGTGGCTCGCGTCGTCCAACCAGTACCCGTACCAGGCGTTCCGGGTCGGCTCCGCGTGGGGCGTGCAGTTCCACCCCGAGGTGTCCGGGCCGACGCTGCGCGGCTGGGCCGAGGGCCACGAGTCCGCCGACGCGGACGCGATCCTGGCCGACTACACGGCCCGCGAGGACGAGCTCGTCGCGACCGGCGCGCTGCTGGCCGCCTCGTTCCTCGACGTGGTCCGCGAGGCGGCCGACGCACCCGTCTCCGCCTGA